The genomic DNA ATATGGGTcaagcccaaaaaattatgGTTTCTACTTTTTCCATACAGTAACCCATTTTTTTAGACCCTGTCTGGCTGTTAAATAATCGCCTTTTACAAAATTCACGCCCCAATTTGTACTGGTTTCTGTTATAAATTATAGTCTCCTGTAATTTCTTCTACATGTTGAAAGCAAAAATTTCCAAAAATAATTGCAAAAAGCAAAGTTCATCCCGAACCGGAGATGACATTATAAAACTGCTTTCATAGGCTGAGTCGTACTTCCCTTGATTAGTAAACTGACTATGTTAAAttggtgaaatttccctttgaGACAATACAAGGCACCTATTCACCTGCaccatatttatattattatatgtaaCTTTGGTTCATGACAAATACTCGGCCACCACCTCAGGGACTGAGGTTCAAGTCCCGGCAGTGGTGCCTTCAACTTGCTCGTGCTTTCTGACACACAGAATTTGCTGTGTGTATTGGTTTGAACCAGGTGATGGATTATGTCCTTGTTTCACAGAAggcattttgacatgtcacagtaggaaaagcccagGTGCGAATGAATGGATGGCTGAATTCTATTTAGTTGTATCAGTTTCAGGTTCCTGGTATTCTTCATGTTGGCTAAATGTTTAcgtcttactgggacacttgaatagatCCCAGCCATTAAAGggcccatggcatgaaaatttcactttatgatttcactttatttttaacattaataggagttcccccagcctgcctatggtcccccagtggctagaaatggcgataggtgtaaaccgagccctgggtatcctgctctgcctttgagaaaatgaaagctcagatgggccgatctggaatcttgctccttatgaggtcatgaggagcaaggttacctcccctttctctgctttgcccgcccagagaatttagcccacccataagagagaggcatcatggctttcaaacgagcaaagtggcagttggtcaaggccacacccccactctccaccttgcccccccctctctcagaaatggcacatactaaaggcctttttatagttgtgcgtcggctccacgcagagctctcgccgtagccttaaaaagtggcctgatgtttatacttgtgcgctggtgtgtgcgtcgagctgcgtgtgtgtgtgtgtggggagtgtgtggtagagagaagtgagagagtgccggCGATTACCTTCGGAgctcggagcgagtagcgactctagagtcatagtgagagaaacaaagtgtctcctctgttctttctgactaCAGTGGGAAATatgtagcaggagaagttaaccctctccttgatttcatgttgtttatggagaataagaaccaggaaatgagtcggagAAATGCAACGCCAACGGCCGAGCATACGTGCGTCGCTGCGGcgatgtagttacatttttcgagaggtgccgCGTCAGGCTGCGTACGAGGGTCCGGCGTGAGCGCAGAGGGTCTGCGCTCTCGCGACCCGGTCGCCATCGTTAacgcacaactgtaaaatggccttaaggaaagctcattgtgggactggctctagtgtctgtcattctgcaccaaggctgaatttcgggaaagagacttcagatacagttttaggggaccactaaggcctatataaaaacatccaaagagcaccatgtcatgggactttTAATTTTATGAGTATAAtgcctgtgcttttcctactacgacaagtcaaaatgtcggCTGTGAAAGAGGGGATAATGGGATGTGTTTTCTGATGAATGCAAATTGAAAGAGCAACATGTCTGTTTACTCACCAGTAAAAAAcacagtaaaaacatttttcaacgatgtcccttttctttttttaagattattttttgggggcattttcggccttatttttacaggacagctgaagacatgaaaagggagagagaagggggaatgacatgcagcaaagggccacaggtcagagctgaaccctggcccgctgcatcgaggagttaACCTCTATATTTGGGCActcgctccaccaactgagctatccggacGCCCAATGATATCTCTTCAGCCTGAACGTTTCTGCTGCCTGTCATAGATAGCAGTGGTGATTCCCCACGTAATGCATGATCTCAAAATAACCAGAGAACCTCCTCTGTACAGCAGAGCCACACTCCGCTGGCGAGATTCCCAGAGCATCCTCCAACAAGCCATGACCCCTTTCACCTCCCCTCCCACCTCTGCCTGCATGTTTGCCACAAGCACATTCAGTGGATAAAGAATCAAGCTGGTTGCCACGGAGGTCAGCGTCCCTGAGATGAAGGAGGAAACCATTGGATAGAGCGCCTGTCCCTCCATGGCAGCACACACCGGCCCCTTCAGGCCAAAATAGAGGGAGCTGCCAAAAGCATTTCGGGCTGTGATGGGAAGCAAGGCTCTGTAGTAGCCCAAGGCTAGCCTCTGTGCCTTCAGCCTGACAAGAACACTCTTCAAGGTGGGTAGTTGGCGGTCATTTTGGCCATTTTGCAACACATTCTGGACACGCTCAAAAGGGGTAAAAACCACAGCTTCTACCATACCTGCACCAAACCCAGCCAGAGCAGGAAGGGCAGAGGTGGAGATGACATTTTGCGATGACAGGGAGAGCTGGCGGAGGAGGGTGTCCTGGAGGCCAAAGAGCAGTGTGCCATTCAGGGTCTTCATCAGCAATGGTGGGGTCACGCCCCTGAAGAGCTTTGCAGGTCCCTCTTTGTAGAGCTGTCCCACTGCTTGATAAACTGGGGTGTTGTGGATTTGTTGACGGAAAACAATTTTGTAGACAGGGAAGACGATGAAGGTGGATAGCAAGCTGGAGGTCCCCCCGTGCAAGAAGCTGTGGAAACGAACCATTGGGTCCTTGAGGCCCTCTTCATCTTGTTTATCGTCCGGACTTCCTGCCATCCTTGAGCTGAGTAAAAATAGAATCACAAATCATTTCAGTGTTGCCCTAGTACGGGTGTAGTGAATTTTGGGAAAAGCGGAAGGCCAGAGAAATCTGACTCCAATAATCTCTCTAAATTCTAATTCCCCGCATACTCGTTGATGACCTATATAACCAGAATACCATAAATGAAGTGCAGAGACGACAGAATAAAGtcaagtacttttactgaacaGTATTTTAAGTATTACAAAACGCATGCAGGCTCTCAGAGAGACTGAGTATCCCTAGCAACCAGACACCAAATATGAAGCTCAGTCCACGAAGCCTCCCAGTTTCTGAGCCCCGTTTTCTGACCTGTCCTCCTCCTGTCTTCGGGCAGACTGTTGTCTCATAAACACATATCAGGTGTTGGGCCTCCTTATTTTTTTTGAGCACATAACTAGTATACAGCCACGAGTGTATACAATACAAACAGGTCAAGTACGCCAGGGgagatacaaaaaataaaacgataataaaaagaaagaaaacaattcAATTTACATAAAGCATTTGAAAAGTacaaatagtgtgtgtgttctaaCAGCCTTCTTATGACTACAACAGGATATAGTAGAAATATAGTGTTTAATGTGAATGGACAGCTCTATGGAGttaggtgttttattttggaatTTGGACTTATGGATGTAAAATTTGGTCAACATTAAAATCAGGTTGCTTAAATAAAATTGAGAGGTGAGATTTGTATCATAGTTAATGAAaccaaaaagtacattttcccaGCACAAGGAGAATTCAGGGTAAATAAGATCAGCTAAGTATGGAGACAGTTTACTCTAAAGCAATTTAGTATGAGGGCATAACCAAAATAAATGCACAAGAGTGTCTCTTTGATTCCCACAGAATGCACAGTTTACATTAATGTCTTTTTTGAGCTTCTTTAAATAGTGGTTGGTTGGGTAAAACCTATGAAGCATTTTAAAAGAAATCTCTTTGACTTTATGAGTCAGAAAAAAATTCTGCGGCAGAAGCCAGACCTTGTCCCAACACATAGCTCCGACAAAACTGGACCAGTGTGATAAAGAGGAGGGTGTACTAATGATGTCATGCTGAAAAAGTTGACTCATTATTTTGTTAATATTCTTACAGTGTGGAGAGAAGCAACTTCTACCAACATCAGTATCAAGTACATTACCTAAAACAGGGAGATTACCATCAGCCCTAAAACTTCTAAAAAGCGCAATTACACCTGTAGGGATAGCATCGAAAACTCCCTAGGAGTAGTGAAGAAATTCTGAATAAGAATAAAGTTAACCGTCTTGGTATATAATAATTGACTGACCAACAAAATATTGTTATCAAACCATTGTTTAAAGAAAATTGATCTATTattgaataaaacatatttattgttCCAAATATCAAATCTGTGGGGACTAAAATTATGTTTGAAGATTAAAGACCAGGCCAAGAACATTTGTTTATGAAAAGAAGCAAGTTTGAGGGGAATTTTGTCAATATTATAGTTACAGATCTAAATAAAGTTGAGACCACTTAACGAAGAAAAGATGTAATTGGGGATAAAGTTCCACAGTTGGACACCTGAGGTATCATCTGATCCAgttgattttaaatgtatgaTTTAAAGTAGTAAAGTCCAAAAAGTTAAGGCCACCTTTACAGTACTCATTCATCAAGAGAAGTCTGTCTATAGCTTTACAGGTGTGGGTATCAAAACTAAGTGAAAATGCAGTGTATGTTAACCTAGGTATCCCTTCAGCCTTTGAAAGTAAAACCCTGCCTCTTAATGATCAATCTCTTCTCTTTGTGGTTTTAACTGCAGCTtcctccttctttctttctcacatTTTCACTTTCTAACAGCTATTTCCTGTTGATCTGCTTCTCTATCTTTCTAATACACTAGCACATTTTAAACTAAGATTAAAGGCATGAGCTAAAACATTCTGTGTGTCTGAGACATCTTGGTACAGGAGTCGTGTATCCCCTGGAACTTGTAACCTTCTCCTCAAGATATGCACACAACTCATGCAATGAGCCACATAATAAACTTCACACTATAACCTTAATAATATaacacataacataacacatcTAGGTAAAGTGACACGTCtataaaattgaaatatttTTACACAGGACGGTCATACTGCTCATAATATACAGTGCTAagcattttttcaaagttgactaaaaagaggaataaaaaaatcatcttttggaaattgatcttaatgccttaattaaaaataaatgaggaaaaatccaacctttatttcagttttatttcagttagcctaatagctggtttgatttgcattgagagatgatgttatggaaagtaccccatgccaatctctagatatggtgaagggtatatgatgatgtggggctattttaattccaaaggccaagggaactttatcaggataaatagtatcctggatccatgaaataactgacctttaaaaatcaaactctgcctgcctctatggaaatttaacataggggtgtgtatatgtatgccccctgtattttaaggaagaacatttatttatttacaatccattattcattcacagaaGAAAAtcggtgtccttaaaggttggatttttcctcattttttaaattaaggcattaagatcaatttccaaaagatgattttttattcctctttttagtcaactttagcatgggtgtgttcacttatgcttagcactgtaaatgaatgaataaatgaaattacaaaaaagaaattacacttaAATCATATATTAATGCATAACACAAGGACATTAATTATAATCTTTGATCAGAAACATTAAAGCCAAGTCAGGGATGACATTTACTTACCCAGCCAGCTGTCAGTGGACAGCAAAAAAAGCGTAGTGTCTATTTTCATTTTCCTCCGTTCATTGCTGAAATATAAAGGCAGCACAGGCGTACACTTGTTTTCCTACACTGCACGTGGAGAGGGATACTTTCTGGTTATTCGTCCAGTTACGATAGAAACACGTTTTCTACTCATTTCTAACCGAAACCGGACAAATAACGGTAAAACC from Perca fluviatilis chromosome 10, GENO_Pfluv_1.0, whole genome shotgun sequence includes the following:
- the LOC120566760 gene encoding solute carrier family 25 member 53-like — protein: MAGSPDDKQDEEGLKDPMVRFHSFLHGGTSSLLSTFIVFPVYKIVFRQQIHNTPVYQAVGQLYKEGPAKLFRGVTPPLLMKTLNGTLLFGLQDTLLRQLSLSSQNVISTSALPALAGFGAGMVEAVVFTPFERVQNVLQNGQNDRQLPTLKSVLVRLKAQRLALGYYRALLPITARNAFGSSLYFGLKGPVCAAMEGQALYPMVSSFISGTLTSVATSLILYPLNVLVANMQAEVGGEVKGVMACWRMLWESRQRSVALLYRGGSLVILRSCITWGITTAIYDRQQKRSG